In Candidatus Ancaeobacter aquaticus, one DNA window encodes the following:
- a CDS encoding PEP-CTERM sorting domain-containing protein — protein sequence MKKIIFVLCVFIAFSVSSVVYGVTITDDFEDYDTGDLIVQSGGGSNWNGAWQNGMGGNASWDCVDETGQQYGQFASGDDSVIYRKFSQALNDITTFTFVLRLETAPSTDAAAGEFTIWSDGDGKAIRLGFYDDGGTLEIRDFVSNNQIRTVSVSTAYTITITNVDFNGDTYGANAGTGVVACQFANDVNNFIDLGFAINTNGGVTQIDDINITGVPEPSTYALFGIGLFGLIVGWMRRRAISRKA from the coding sequence ATGAAAAAGATCATTTTTGTGCTATGCGTATTTATTGCTTTTAGCGTTAGTTCGGTTGTTTATGGAGTGACTATTACAGATGATTTTGAGGATTATGACACAGGTGATTTAATTGTTCAAAGCGGCGGAGGTTCGAATTGGAATGGTGCTTGGCAAAATGGAATGGGCGGGAATGCCTCTTGGGATTGCGTGGATGAAACAGGTCAGCAATACGGACAGTTTGCTAGTGGTGATGATAGTGTTATTTATAGGAAATTCAGCCAAGCGCTGAATGACATTACAACTTTTACTTTTGTTCTTAGGCTTGAGACTGCACCATCTACTGATGCAGCTGCCGGTGAATTTACGATTTGGTCTGATGGTGATGGTAAAGCTATAAGACTTGGTTTTTATGATGATGGTGGAACCCTGGAAATACGTGATTTTGTCAGTAATAATCAAATAAGAACTGTAAGTGTTAGTACAGCTTATACTATTACTATAACTAATGTTGATTTTAATGGTGATACATATGGTGCAAATGCAGGCACAGGCGTAGTAGCATGCCAATTTGCTAACGATGTTAATAATTTTATAGACCTTGGTTTTGCTATAAATACTAATGGTGGAGTGACCCAGATAGATGATATTAATATCACAGGTGTTCCTGAACCGTCAACATACGCCCTATTTGGGATAGGGCTTTTTGGATTGATTGTCGGGTGGATGAGAAGAAGAGCTATAAGCCGTAAGGCGTAA